In the genome of Agrobacterium vitis, one region contains:
- a CDS encoding thermonuclease family protein, protein MKRIALLMAALMPTWALAASEGYFDLRPDGITLETGDTWVSNGERFRLYGIQSCLRGTNYTDAHGNTRDCGEASLAVLAAYIMDTQPICAPVAKANDISYVICYATVGSQRLDLGQVLVSSGYAFAALKSDGLPYHVPYSVAEQMAQQKKAGLWQFKDVQHPSITLSREANQRARKAEQ, encoded by the coding sequence ATGAAGCGGATAGCCCTTCTCATGGCGGCACTGATGCCTACCTGGGCTCTCGCAGCCTCGGAGGGCTATTTCGATTTAAGGCCGGACGGAATAACGCTCGAGACCGGGGACACATGGGTATCCAATGGAGAGCGGTTCCGTCTCTATGGAATACAGTCATGTTTGCGCGGTACCAACTATACCGATGCGCACGGTAACACTCGCGATTGCGGCGAGGCGTCCCTCGCTGTTCTTGCCGCGTATATCATGGACACGCAGCCGATTTGCGCACCAGTCGCTAAGGCAAACGACATTTCGTATGTCATTTGTTACGCGACCGTTGGGAGCCAGCGGCTGGATCTAGGGCAGGTTCTCGTCAGCAGTGGGTACGCGTTTGCTGCATTGAAGAGCGACGGACTTCCATATCATGTCCCCTACTCTGTGGCCGAACAGATGGCCCAGCAGAAAAAGGCGGGTCTCTGGCAGTTCAAAGACGTCCAGCACCCGTCGATCACCCTCAGCCGAGAAGCCAATCAGCGCGCCAGGAAGGCGGAGCAATGA